The nucleotide sequence ACAAAATTCCTTTTGCGTTATCGGATAATTACCGAGTATACCTGCTGTCCATTGATAAAATACTTTTTCATCCTGACACCATGATAATATTGTATCTACATCTGAAGCTTTATATGGTCTTATTCTAATCATACATTTTCCCTCGCAAATTCCGATTTTGACGTTATACTCGTTTTATCATATCTATGCACCAATCTTCATACTTTCCTTGATTGCCCTGTTCATCGGTATATTCGTATACACCGTCTAAGTGTAGTTCACCGACCGCATGATATCCTAATCTTTCATCCAATCTCTTTGCCGCAGAATTGTCCGTTGGATTTACATCAAGTCCTAAATAGGGAATTGCGGCCTCTTTGCAATATTCTTCACATACCAACGACAGTCGGGTTCCAATGCCATAATTTCTTAAGGGCTCTATTACCAGCAAATCAATCATATCTGCACATTTTTCTTGGTTTGTATATGGCATGACATCTTCTTTATTATCCAGCGATAACAACACATATCCAATCGCGCAGTTATTGACAAACGCGCCAAAATAAACTGCTTTTCCGTTATTCTGTTGCTGAAATCTATCGGCATGTATGGAAGCATCACTTTTCACCAATAACAAACTATTTAAATCACATTCTTTCACTATCCTGATTTGATACGATATAGAATTTATTTCATATTAAATTTTCCTGCATATTTGTATTCCTCCAAATTTTTTTAATCAGGGGGATTACAGCACGGCCAATCTTTTGGTTCAAACTGGAAGTTATTGAATCGGTAACAATTCTATATTTTTTGTTCGTTTTAGATTTATTTTAAGGTCTTCATATTCAAACGGCTTGCCATGTCCCGGATATATTAGATTTGGTCTAAGTGCAATGATTGTTTCCCAAGATTTCAGAAAAGCCGTTTTGTCCTCTACCCAAATGGTTATTCTATGTAAACTTGGCAAGCCGTTCATAGCAGCGTCACCACAGAATAGAGAACCGTCATTTAGTAAAAGCGATATGGAATCGGAGGTATGACCGGGAGTATCAATAATTTTTCCTTGCAGTAAAAGTTCCACTTGCTTACGGTTTTGTTCGGTCACTTGAATACATCTACATTGATATTCTTGTTTTATTGAGGGAAACAAATGCTTACCTTTGCCAACGAACTTCATTAAATAACAAAAGAACAAGGCAATCTTAGTTGTGCAACCGCCATGAAAAGAGTTTTGCCCTCTATATAATCTTTCTAATGCTTTGTCGCTCATAACGATTTGGAGGTCAGGGCATTCCGAAAGTACTTCATTCAGATAACCTGCGTGGTCATCGTGAGCGTGTGTCAAAAAAATATATCGTATCTGTTGAGGGGCTATTTGCATCTTTGCCAATTGCTTTTTAAAATGTGCAAATCCGCTTTCATACCCTGTATCAATCAGTACATAGCCTTTGTCAATAGGATATATCCAATTATTTACTATCCTGCTTCCTGCATTGAGCATAGGTGTTCTCTCCTTTCATTCATTTTCATCGGCGTCAACTTTCGATTTCTCCACGAGTGCGTTTTATTTGCTATTTTTAACCCATGTGCCGACTTCCGATGATTTTATCATGCCAAGATGTTTGTAGAAATCCTGATCCAAAAGCACGATTGCCCTTTTTGCACCTTATACAGCCCTCCAATCAGCACCATTTTCTTTTTCATATGCAGCTCCCTGACAAGCAGGAAGTTACCAAGTGAATAATTTTTTGCCTGATTTTTTATACAATACACCACTTTACAACTTTTCCATAAAAAAAATGTCATACAGGACTTTCTGATGTATAATAAGTTTGCAAACAAAAAAATACGAAAGAAAGTGATCCTGTACGACAGACTTATTATACAACGAAAAAACTATAATTGGTAGACTTTATCATTATTTTTACATTTATTTTGAGGCTTGTTCCATTCCTACAGCCGAGACATTGGTCCTGCTCCTGCTGTCCATACTGACACTGGAGTCAGCGGATTCCATCCGTTTCCTTTACAGACATTTCCTGTCAAAGCTAACAGATAAATCCCTGAATGCCTTTTACTATGCCTGCTCCTATGCCAAAGTGGATTATTCCAGGTTTATGAATGCAACAGCATCTATGGCATTGAAACTAATCCCGAAATCCTTAGAGACGCAGCCCGTTTTTTTATGCATGGATGATACCATTGTTCCCAAATATGGAAAGAAATTTGAGGATGTCTCAAAACTCTTTGACCATTCCGCGCACAACGGCAGCGGCTACCTGAATGGGCACTGCTTTGTAAGTGTCATGCTCTGTGTGCCAATGTGGGATAAAGGCAAGATTGTTTACCAGGCGTTTCCGCTTTCCTACCGTATGTGGCAGAAAGAAGAGTCAAAATTAAAGCTGGCTGCTTCCATGGTACGCCAGGCCATGCCTGAATTACAGGAAAAGGCGAATGTCATTATCCTATGCGACAGCTGGTATACAAAAGGGGATCTGGTTTCTGTCGTGGATGAATACCCAAACCTTGGCCTAATCGGAAATGCAAGGTATGACTCTGTCCTTTATGACCTTGCCCCGCAGCCGACCGGAAAAAGGGGCAGGCCTGCAAAACATGGGAAACGTCTTTCGGCGGAAAAAGATTTTACACTTTCGGATGAAAAAATAGGCGGTTATTATATTGGGATGCGCCGTGTCCTTACAAATATTTTCGGCACAAGGGAAGTTTTTGCCTATGTGACAGCCACAGAGAAGGAAGGCGGTTCCAGGCGCCTGTTCTTCAGTACGGTTTTCCCCACACAGCTGCAGATTTTTTGTGCATGGCAGGAAAAGACCCCCCTGAACCAGACGGGGAGTGCATGGATGGATTACATCCCCTTGTTCCTGTACTCATTCAGATGGAAGATAGAAGTCAGCTATTACGAACAGAAAACCTTCTGGTCACTATGCAGCTATATGGTGCGCAGCCGGAAAGGGATTGAAATGCTGGTTAATCTGATCAACATAGCTTATTGTGCGATGAAACTGCTGCCATATCAGGATGAAGCATTTTCAAAGTACCGTAGGGAAAGCGCACAGGATTTCAGGTTTGTGCTCAGCGAGCGGATCAGGCAGGAGGTATTTTTTGCCACTTTCGTGAAAAAGAGCGAAAGTATAATAAAATCATCTGCCCTTATGAGAGCCTTAAAATACCTTGTTCAGCAAAAGGAGCGCTATTTATAATAGTTGTAAAGTGGTGATACAATAGAGTACCAACAAAAATTATGGTCGCTAATACAACAATGTTATATTGTATTGGCGCTAAATAACAGATATTAAAAGCTGCGTGCATAATGGCAATCAGCAATATATTTCTGCATTGATAATAGGTTATTCCCAAAACAACGGAAACAAGTAATGTCCATATACAAAGACAAACAATTTGTTCCATGCCCAATGAATTTCTGATGATCCACATTGGTAAATGCCACGCTGCCCAAACGGCGCCGACAAAAAGAACACTTTTAATGTTCTTAAAAGGAAGTCGTTCCAGCAGAAATCCTCTCCATGCTATTTCTTCAGCAAAAGCTGTTATCAGCAGGTATATAC is from Lachnospiraceae bacterium JLR.KK002 and encodes:
- a CDS encoding GNAT family N-acetyltransferase — its product is MKECDLNSLLLVKSDASIHADRFQQQNNGKAVYFGAFVNNCAIGYVLLSLDNKEDVMPYTNQEKCADMIDLLVIEPLRNYGIGTRLSLVCEEYCKEAAIPYLGLDVNPTDNSAAKRLDERLGYHAVGELHLDGVYEYTDEQGNQGKYEDWCIDMIKRV
- a CDS encoding MBL fold metallo-hydrolase encodes the protein MLNAGSRIVNNWIYPIDKGYVLIDTGYESGFAHFKKQLAKMQIAPQQIRYIFLTHAHDDHAGYLNEVLSECPDLQIVMSDKALERLYRGQNSFHGGCTTKIALFFCYLMKFVGKGKHLFPSIKQEYQCRCIQVTEQNRKQVELLLQGKIIDTPGHTSDSISLLLNDGSLFCGDAAMNGLPSLHRITIWVEDKTAFLKSWETIIALRPNLIYPGHGKPFEYEDLKINLKRTKNIELLPIQ
- a CDS encoding CPBP family intramembrane glutamic endopeptidase codes for the protein MAGYTNKLKLTLWVSVVYVLSFICYVPTLLEQSGIIIPNGLLYLKYLYVCIPAMAATFLLICEQNIKVYFTRMFSGKITIKYILTGVICMAAGIFGSYCYSFIVKTDVFKNTYSTVISLLTSCIYLLITAFAEEIAWRGFLLERLPFKNIKSVLFVGAVWAAWHLPMWIIRNSLGMEQIVCLCIWTLLVSVVLGITYYQCRNILLIAIMHAAFNICYLAPIQYNIVVLATIIFVGTLLYHHFTTIINSAPFAEQGILRLS
- a CDS encoding transposase, which translates into the protein MESADSIRFLYRHFLSKLTDKSLNAFYYACSYAKVDYSRFMNATASMALKLIPKSLETQPVFLCMDDTIVPKYGKKFEDVSKLFDHSAHNGSGYLNGHCFVSVMLCVPMWDKGKIVYQAFPLSYRMWQKEESKLKLAASMVRQAMPELQEKANVIILCDSWYTKGDLVSVVDEYPNLGLIGNARYDSVLYDLAPQPTGKRGRPAKHGKRLSAEKDFTLSDEKIGGYYIGMRRVLTNIFGTREVFAYVTATEKEGGSRRLFFSTVFPTQLQIFCAWQEKTPLNQTGSAWMDYIPLFLYSFRWKIEVSYYEQKTFWSLCSYMVRSRKGIEMLVNLINIAYCAMKLLPYQDEAFSKYRRESAQDFRFVLSERIRQEVFFATFVKKSESIIKSSALMRALKYLVQQKERYL